Proteins encoded in a region of the Sugiyamaella lignohabitans strain CBS 10342 chromosome B, complete sequence genome:
- the CTS2 gene encoding Cts2p (Putative chitinase; functionally complements A. gossypii cts2 mutant sporulation defect; GO_component: GO:0005737 - cytoplasm [Evidence IDA] [PMID 14562095]; GO_component: GO:0005576 - extracellular region [Evidence IEA,IEA]; GO_function: GO:0004568 - chitinase activity [Evidence IEA,IEA]; GO_function: GO:0016787 - hydrolase activity [Evidence IEA]; GO_function: GO:0016798 - hydrolase activity, acting on glycosyl bonds [Evidence IEA]; GO_function: GO:0004553 - hydrolase activity, hydrolyzing O-glycosyl compounds [Evidence IEA]; GO_function: GO:0003674 - molecular_function [Evidence ND]; GO_process: GO:0005975 - carbohydrate metabolic process [Evidence IEA,IEA]; GO_process: GO:0006032 - chitin catabolic process [Evidence IEA,IEA]; GO_process: GO:0008152 - metabolic process [Evidence IEA]; GO_process: GO:0000272 - polysaccharide catabolic process [Evidence IEA]; GO_process: GO:0030435 - sporulation resulting in formation of a cellular spore [Evidence IEA]; GO_process: GO:0030435 - sporulation resulting in formation of a cellular spore [Evidence IGI] [PMID 18809304]), with protein MGWFHHSHHGSQEQQGANPPPPGQFTYQTPEQAQAQAHGIQVPSQFSEQQQFNPNLRYQNAYGQTPGVASGQASNYEGSSDPPPTLPSPFRQSSYNSTNSSSPLPSIPNSPQQRKFKTVLYFCNWAIYGRKHFPSDIPVDRLTHILYAFSNVNATTGEVILSDKWADTDCSATRFRETNGGGCFGEFYRIKMKNRNLRILLSIGGWTYSNDLGLGVNTHEKRQNFVKTAVTLLRDLALDGLDIDWEYPTNDEQAQNYVELLRLLRLELDSEAIRSGLPRGQFDLSIAAPAGPEQTKILRISEMDQYLSFWNLMTYDFSGSWSQTAYFHSNLYSSEISGNRAVETYINQGVAPNKIILGMPVYGRGFANTNGVGAPFSGVPQGTWENGVLDYKVLPLPNTTEHVDKDAISAYCYDPKSKTLIVYDNPETSRLKAQYVISKGLGGGMWWESSADFPIDQPRSLIANFTNTLGVQNIEKTYTNNLNLPEEYRRNLGISSIESPAGK; from the coding sequence ATGGGTTGGTTTCACCATAGTCATCATGGCAGCCAAGAGCAACAAGGCGCTAACCCACCCCCTCCTGGCCAATTTACTTATCAAACGCCGGAGCAGGCCCAGGCTCAAGCACATGGAATCCAAGTCCCTTCCCAATTTTCggagcaacagcagttcAATCCAAATCTCCGTTACCAAAACGCATATGGCCAAACCCCAGGCGTAGCGTCTGGACAAGCATCAAACTACGAAGGATCATCGGACCCACCACCTACTTTGCCCTCTCCTTTTAGACAAAGTAGTTATAATTCGACCAACTCCTCGAGCCCTTTGCCGTCTATTCCTAATTCTCCACAGCAAAGGAAGTTCAAGACTGTTCTCTATTTCTGTAACTGGGCTATCTATGGAAGGAAGCATTTTCCCAGCGACATTCCAGTGGACAGGCTAACACATATACTGTATGCATTTTCAAACGTTAATGCTACAACTGGTGAGGTTATCCTTAGTGATAAATGGGCTGATACTGATTGTTCCGCGACTAGGTTCAGGGAGACtaatggtggtggttgtttTGGTGAGTTTTATAGGatcaaaatgaaaaatcGTAACTTACGAATTCTCTTGTCAATTGGTGGTTGGACTTACTCCAATGATTTGGGTTTAGGGGTTAACACCCACGAAAAACGTCAAAACTTTGTCAAGACGGCTGTCACTCTACTTCGTGACTTGGCATTGGATGGGTTAGATATTGATTGGGAGTATCCTACCAACGATGAACAAGCACAAAACTATGTTGAATTATTAAGGCTGCTGAGATTAGAGTTAGACTCCGAAGCAATTCGTAGCGGTTTGCCTCGAGGCCAGTTTGACTTATCCATTGCTGCTCCCGCTGGTCCAGAACAAACGAAGATACTGAGAATAAGTGAGATGGACCAGtatctttctttttggaaTCTCATGACTTATGACTTTAGTGGCTCCTGGTCACAGACCGCCTACTTCCACAGTAACCTGTACTCAAGCGAAATATCTGGTAATAGGGCCGTGGAAACGTATATCAATCAGGGAGTTGCTCCGAATAAAATTATCCTTGGTATGCCTGTATATGGCAGAGGTTTTGCTAATACTAATGGAGTAGGTGCTCCTTTCTCTGGAGTACCACAGGGGACTTGGGAAAACGGTGTACTTGACTACAAGGTTCTGCCTCTTCCAAATACTACTGAGCATGTTGACAAAGATGCAATTAGTGCATACTGTTATGATCCTAAATCCAAGACCTTGATTGTATATGACAACCCTGAAACTTCTCGCCTCAAGGCACAATATGTTATTTCCAAGGGCCTAGGGGGTGGCATGTGGTGGGAATCTAGTGCCGATTTCCCAATTGACCAACCTCGATCTTTAATAGCCAACTTTACTAACACTTTAGGTGTACAAAACATCGAAAAAACATATACAAACAATCTCAACCTGCCAGAAGAATACCGTCGCAACCTAGGAATAAGCTCTATTGAATCACCAGCAGGGAAGTAG